In one Parageobacillus genomosp. 1 genomic region, the following are encoded:
- a CDS encoding AbrB/MazE/SpoVT family DNA-binding domain-containing protein, protein MLKIGNSLGVTFPAEFLNQLGIHQGDEIQMELEGDQIVIKKSKKVDLPKGISEDFFEILNETLEEYDKTIKGLVER, encoded by the coding sequence GTGTTGAAAATCGGTAATTCTCTAGGTGTTACTTTTCCTGCTGAATTTTTAAATCAACTTGGTATCCATCAAGGGGATGAAATCCAAATGGAGTTAGAAGGGGATCAAATTGTAATCAAAAAAAGCAAAAAAGTGGATTTGCCAAAAGGGATTTCCGAGGATTTTTTTGAAATATTAAATGAAACGCTGGAGGAATATGATAAAACGATTAAGGGACTTGTGGAGCGATGA
- a CDS encoding type II toxin-antitoxin system death-on-curing family toxin produces MRYLTVKEVIAIHFVIMERYSPKEQKGVKDPALLESAVYRPQQSVFGQDAYPTVFEKAAALFESLAKNHCFHNANKRTAFVSLIQFLKYNGYDFHMPQDDAIEFVVDVVNHRYSFEQIVATIKEYALERKR; encoded by the coding sequence ATGAGATATTTAACGGTCAAAGAAGTTATCGCGATTCATTTTGTCATTATGGAAAGATATTCTCCAAAGGAACAAAAAGGAGTTAAAGATCCCGCTTTGTTGGAATCCGCCGTATATCGCCCGCAGCAAAGCGTTTTTGGACAGGATGCTTATCCTACCGTTTTCGAAAAAGCGGCTGCATTATTCGAATCGTTAGCGAAGAATCATTGTTTTCACAATGCAAACAAGCGGACCGCCTTTGTATCCCTTATTCAATTTTTAAAGTATAACGGATATGATTTTCATATGCCGCAAGACGACGCGATCGAATTTGTCGTCGATGTAGTGAATCATCGTTACTCTTTCGAACAAATCGTTGCAACGATAAAAGAATATGCCTTGGAACGGAAAAGATGA
- the gabP gene encoding GABA permease yields MARQDTGLQKGLRERHMTMIAIAGVIGAGLFVGSGAVIHSTGPGAIVSYALAGCLVVLVMRMLGEMAAANPTSGSFSAYAHDAIGPWAGFTIGWLYWFFWVIVIAIEANAGAAIIQYWFHGIPIWLLSLILTVLLTLTNIWSVKSYGEFEYWFALIKVLSIILFLIIGGAFILGIYPSSSPIGLKNLVGNGGFMPHGISSILLGIVIVIFSFVGTEIVTIAAGESAEPQKAVTRAIKSVLWRILVFYIGSIAVVVTLLPWNSASVLKSPFVAVLEHVGIPAAAQIMNFIVLTAVLSCLNSGLYTTSRMLYSLAEKGEAPKRFLKLNKNGVPAQAVIASTFFGYIAVIMNYISPDKVFLFLVNSSGAIALLVYLVIAVSQLRMRKKLEQNNPEALKIKMWLFPYLTYLTIFVLLVILISMLFIKSMVSQLLLTLLITAIVIISYFVFAKKRLNSSYNKQAAPLVKD; encoded by the coding sequence TTGGCAAGACAGGACACGGGTCTACAAAAAGGATTAAGGGAACGCCACATGACAATGATCGCAATAGCTGGGGTTATAGGAGCCGGACTTTTTGTGGGAAGCGGCGCAGTCATTCATTCTACAGGCCCTGGGGCAATTGTTTCCTATGCATTAGCCGGCTGTTTAGTAGTTCTTGTTATGAGAATGTTAGGAGAAATGGCTGCAGCTAATCCTACTAGCGGCTCTTTTTCAGCATATGCACACGATGCTATTGGACCTTGGGCCGGATTTACTATCGGATGGCTATATTGGTTCTTCTGGGTAATCGTTATTGCTATCGAAGCTAATGCTGGTGCTGCCATCATTCAATATTGGTTTCATGGCATTCCAATATGGCTATTAAGTTTAATTCTCACCGTATTGTTAACTCTTACAAACATTTGGTCGGTTAAATCATACGGGGAATTTGAATACTGGTTTGCGTTAATTAAAGTATTAAGTATCATTTTGTTTTTAATTATCGGGGGCGCTTTCATACTTGGAATTTATCCAAGCAGCAGCCCAATTGGCTTGAAAAACCTAGTCGGAAATGGCGGATTTATGCCGCATGGCATCAGTTCCATCCTTTTAGGAATTGTCATTGTTATTTTTTCGTTTGTAGGAACAGAAATCGTTACAATTGCCGCCGGAGAATCCGCTGAACCGCAGAAAGCAGTAACTAGAGCAATTAAGTCTGTCCTGTGGAGAATCCTAGTTTTTTATATCGGTTCGATCGCTGTAGTAGTAACTTTATTGCCTTGGAACTCCGCAAGCGTTTTAAAAAGCCCCTTTGTTGCGGTGTTAGAGCACGTTGGCATACCAGCCGCCGCACAAATCATGAATTTTATCGTATTAACAGCCGTTTTATCTTGTCTAAATTCAGGGCTATATACTACCTCAAGGATGCTTTATTCCTTGGCGGAAAAAGGAGAAGCGCCAAAACGATTCCTCAAGCTAAACAAAAACGGTGTACCAGCTCAAGCTGTCATTGCCAGCACATTCTTTGGGTACATAGCAGTGATCATGAATTACATTTCCCCAGATAAAGTGTTTCTATTTCTCGTTAACTCCTCGGGAGCTATTGCCCTGCTTGTATATTTAGTTATTGCGGTTTCACAATTACGTATGCGGAAAAAACTTGAACAGAACAATCCTGAAGCATTAAAGATAAAAATGTGGTTATTCCCGTATCTAACCTATTTGACCATCTTCGTTTTATTAGTAATACTTATCTCCATGTTATTTATCAAATCTATGGTTTCCCAATTACTATTAACACTCTTAATCACTGCTATAGTGATTATTTCTTATTTCGTATTTGCCAAAAAACGCTTAAATAGCAGCTATAACAAACAAGCAGCACCGCTCGTGAAAGACTAA
- a CDS encoding nitrilase-related carbon-nitrogen hydrolase has translation MADQVTIGLIQASHDVHGDEPVEVHKEKAIEKHIKLVQEAKDRGAQIICLQEIFYGPYFCAEQNTKWYDAAEEIPNGPTTKMFQELAKQLGVVIVLPIYEREGIATYYNTAAVIDADGTYLGKYRKQHIPHVGVGNEGCGFWEKFYFKPGNLGYPVFDTAFAKIGVYICYDRHFPEGARILGLKGAEIVFNPSATVAGLSEYLWKLEQPAHAVANGYYVAAINRVGYEAPWNMGEFYGQSYLVDPRGNFVAMGSRDKDEVVIGVMDKKMIREVRDLWQFYRDRRPETYNEMTALLP, from the coding sequence ATGGCTGATCAAGTAACAATCGGCCTTATTCAAGCATCACATGATGTCCATGGGGATGAGCCGGTGGAAGTCCATAAAGAAAAGGCGATTGAAAAACATATAAAATTGGTGCAAGAGGCAAAAGACCGGGGAGCGCAAATCATCTGTTTGCAAGAAATTTTCTACGGTCCATATTTTTGTGCGGAACAAAACACAAAATGGTATGATGCCGCAGAAGAAATTCCAAACGGACCGACGACGAAAATGTTTCAGGAGCTGGCGAAACAACTAGGTGTTGTCATTGTTCTGCCGATTTATGAAAGAGAGGGAATTGCTACTTATTATAATACAGCCGCTGTCATTGACGCAGATGGCACATACTTGGGGAAATATCGGAAACAGCATATCCCGCATGTCGGCGTAGGCAACGAAGGATGTGGATTTTGGGAAAAATTTTATTTCAAACCAGGGAATTTAGGATATCCGGTATTTGATACGGCATTTGCTAAAATCGGCGTTTACATTTGTTATGACCGCCACTTCCCAGAAGGGGCAAGAATTTTAGGATTAAAAGGTGCTGAAATTGTTTTTAACCCATCGGCGACGGTAGCTGGTCTTTCCGAATACTTATGGAAGCTAGAGCAGCCTGCTCATGCAGTGGCAAATGGATATTATGTCGCTGCCATCAATCGGGTCGGATATGAAGCTCCGTGGAACATGGGAGAATTTTATGGACAGTCTTATTTAGTGGACCCAAGAGGCAACTTTGTTGCGATGGGAAGCCGTGACAAAGATGAGGTCGTCATCGGTGTGATGGACAAAAAGATGATTCGCGAAGTTCGCGATCTTTGGCAGTTTTATAGAGACCGCCGCCCAGAAACTTACAATGAAATGACAGCGTTACTGCCATAA